The following proteins are co-located in the Chloroflexota bacterium genome:
- a CDS encoding VWA domain-containing protein, with translation MTATQRRWVSLVAILLVWVLPMAQTTRPASAADLLLVVNQVLTDEFPQVAVYFTFTDAAGLPITDVSKDRVQVVHNGKPIPELTLQLAEADQDGLAVVVAIDTSGSMQGQPLDDARAAVRQFLEKMGPRDRGAIVTFGQTASVVQGLTGDREALSRALDGLQAKGDTTLYDGVFEAVSLVAKEPLGRRAVVVISDGEDTHSTLKLDDVIARARETSTPVSAIAIGQFQIEPLRRLTLTTGGTLGEAPSAERLAERTAQMADLLRKQYVLRYRAPDTRPPENEVEIAVSQNGQQARASHRFAAPPMPLAVSVPTLPAGATVSGQVQLQPTLENAERVDAVEYLLDDAPLGTVTEPPYRFTWNTAETPPGQHTLTIRARLGDRVAEQQVPLVVAATTVVPAPSPSPSASLSPVAGAGVAGTPTAGGTANPTLTSTPTSTPEPTGIAKLFEEDSSLAWLGIGLGLIVMLAAGGGIIFALSRRSTPPPAQFGPHGPPGQPGFPPPDRRRSLPGGTQAPTGTFEPVTREARAVEGATLHDTREAQTAMYSAVTGPPASARLTVRAPGSPEHAWPLTQDQIIGRSEGPGVIVVADPRVSRRHARISWEDGHFVYRDLGPMNPTRHHGRTLPNPYVLQPGDRLEVGKSELVYEP, from the coding sequence GTGACAGCCACGCAACGTCGCTGGGTCTCGCTGGTGGCCATCCTGCTGGTCTGGGTGCTGCCGATGGCTCAGACCACCCGCCCAGCATCAGCCGCCGACCTGCTCCTCGTCGTCAACCAGGTGCTGACGGATGAGTTCCCACAGGTGGCGGTCTACTTTACCTTCACCGACGCCGCCGGCCTCCCGATCACCGATGTCAGCAAGGACCGCGTCCAGGTCGTCCACAATGGGAAGCCCATCCCCGAATTGACGCTGCAACTGGCCGAGGCGGACCAAGATGGGCTGGCGGTCGTCGTGGCCATCGACACCAGCGGCAGCATGCAGGGTCAGCCGCTCGACGATGCCCGCGCAGCCGTCCGCCAGTTCCTCGAGAAGATGGGGCCGCGTGACCGGGGGGCCATCGTCACGTTTGGGCAGACGGCCTCGGTGGTGCAGGGGCTGACCGGCGACCGTGAGGCGCTCAGCCGCGCTCTCGACGGCCTCCAGGCGAAGGGCGACACAACGCTCTACGACGGCGTCTTTGAGGCCGTGTCGCTGGTGGCGAAAGAGCCGCTGGGGCGGCGCGCCGTGGTGGTCATCAGCGACGGCGAGGACACGCACAGCACGCTGAAGCTCGACGACGTGATCGCACGCGCCCGCGAGACCAGCACACCGGTGTCGGCCATCGCCATCGGGCAGTTTCAGATCGAGCCGCTCCGTCGGCTGACGCTCACCACTGGCGGCACGCTGGGCGAAGCGCCGTCCGCCGAGCGGCTGGCCGAGCGCACGGCTCAGATGGCGGATCTGCTCCGGAAGCAGTACGTCCTGCGCTACCGCGCCCCGGACACGCGGCCGCCAGAGAACGAAGTGGAGATCGCCGTCAGCCAGAACGGCCAGCAGGCGCGGGCCTCGCATCGGTTCGCCGCGCCGCCGATGCCGCTGGCGGTGTCCGTGCCCACGTTGCCGGCGGGCGCGACGGTCAGCGGGCAGGTGCAGCTGCAACCCACGCTGGAGAACGCCGAGCGCGTAGACGCCGTCGAGTATCTCCTGGACGACGCGCCGCTCGGCACGGTCACCGAGCCGCCCTACCGTTTCACGTGGAACACTGCCGAGACGCCCCCCGGCCAGCACACGCTCACGATCCGGGCCCGGCTCGGCGACCGCGTGGCCGAGCAGCAGGTGCCGCTCGTCGTCGCCGCCACAACCGTCGTCCCCGCGCCCAGCCCGTCCCCGAGCGCCAGCCTGTCGCCCGTCGCCGGGGCTGGAGTCGCAGGCACGCCGACGGCGGGCGGCACGGCCAATCCCACCCTGACCAGTACACCGACGTCCACCCCCGAGCCGACCGGCATCGCAAAACTGTTTGAGGAGGACTCCTCGCTGGCGTGGCTCGGCATCGGGCTGGGCCTGATCGTGATGCTGGCGGCAGGCGGCGGGATCATCTTCGCACTCAGCCGACGCTCGACGCCGCCACCCGCCCAATTTGGACCACATGGTCCACCAGGGCAGCCTGGTTTCCCCCCGCCGGACCGCCGACGGTCCCTGCCAGGCGGGACGCAGGCCCCGACCGGCACATTCGAGCCGGTGACGCGCGAGGCACGGGCCGTCGAAGGCGCCACACTGCACGATACGCGCGAGGCGCAGACAGCCATGTACAGCGCGGTGACGGGGCCGCCAGCCTCCGCTCGGCTCACCGTCCGGGCGCCAGGGTCACCCGAGCACGCGTGGCCGCTCACCCAGGATCAGATCATCGGGCGATCCGAAGGCCCCGGCGTGATCGTCGTGGCGGACCCACGCGTCTCCCGGCGGCATGCTCGCATCTCCTGGGAGGACGGACACTTCGTCTACCGCGACCTCGGCCCAATGAACCCGACCCGCCACCACGGCCGGACGCTCCCGAACCCGTACGTCCTCCAGCCGGGCGACCGGCTCGAGGTCGGCAAGTCCGAGCTGGTGTACGAGCCGTAG
- a CDS encoding FAD-dependent oxidoreductase translates to MVTIDYLIIGGGLAGVTAAETLRALGARGSVAIVSGEIDPPHDRPPLSKELLRDERSRQQVLLRPLDFYQSRRIGLVLGRPALALKPAEQEVTLADGETIKYQRLLLATGGRPRSIGVPGESLPGIYQLRTLAEAERLKEAAGSSTRVVVIGASFIGLEVAASLCERGLDVTVLSQDDQLWPNLMPAELAAAMQADFEARGVAFRHNVRVTGFEGKERLEYIVTNAGDVEASFVVEGVGIQLNVELAAAAGLEVEGGIVVDRRLQTSAPGIFAAGDVASFPDAYAGLDGRPKRRHVEHWDNAVAQGRVAGANMSGKRVRFEHVPYFWTDLFEHSINVVGNLDGAEILMQRGSLERRQCTYLVLRGGYVRGAIMLNRATDRRALTELIGKRVPIEDHLEQLADPSFKLAQLVPA, encoded by the coding sequence GTGGTCACGATTGATTACCTCATCATCGGTGGCGGGCTGGCCGGGGTCACGGCCGCCGAAACGCTTCGCGCGCTCGGTGCGCGAGGCTCGGTCGCGATTGTCTCGGGTGAGATCGACCCTCCCCATGACCGGCCGCCGCTGTCCAAGGAGTTGCTGCGCGACGAGCGCTCGCGGCAGCAAGTGCTGCTGCGCCCGCTGGATTTCTACCAGTCGCGCCGGATCGGGCTGGTACTCGGGCGGCCGGCCCTGGCCTTGAAGCCCGCCGAACAAGAGGTCACCCTGGCCGATGGCGAGACGATCAAGTATCAGCGCCTGCTGTTGGCGACCGGCGGCCGACCGCGCAGCATCGGCGTGCCGGGCGAGTCGCTGCCGGGCATCTATCAGCTCCGGACGCTGGCTGAGGCCGAGCGGCTGAAGGAGGCCGCCGGCTCCTCGACGCGGGTGGTGGTGATCGGCGCAAGCTTCATCGGGCTGGAGGTGGCCGCCTCGCTCTGCGAGCGGGGCCTGGACGTGACGGTCCTGAGTCAGGATGACCAGTTGTGGCCCAACTTGATGCCGGCCGAGCTTGCGGCGGCCATGCAGGCCGACTTCGAGGCCAGGGGCGTCGCCTTCCGCCACAACGTCCGGGTGACGGGCTTCGAAGGGAAAGAGCGCCTGGAGTACATCGTCACCAACGCTGGCGATGTCGAGGCGTCCTTTGTGGTGGAGGGCGTCGGCATCCAGTTGAACGTCGAGCTTGCGGCGGCGGCCGGGCTGGAGGTCGAGGGCGGTATCGTGGTGGACCGTCGATTGCAGACGTCCGCGCCGGGGATCTTCGCGGCGGGCGATGTGGCCAGCTTCCCGGATGCCTACGCCGGGCTGGACGGTCGCCCGAAGCGGCGGCACGTCGAGCACTGGGACAATGCCGTCGCGCAGGGGCGGGTGGCCGGGGCGAACATGTCCGGCAAGCGCGTCCGCTTCGAGCACGTCCCCTACTTCTGGACCGACCTGTTCGAGCACTCGATCAACGTCGTCGGCAATCTTGATGGCGCAGAGATCCTGATGCAGCGCGGCTCGCTGGAGCGTCGCCAGTGTACGTATCTGGTGCTGCGGGGCGGCTACGTGCGCGGGGCGATCATGCTGAACCGGGCAACCGACCGCCGCGCGCTGACGGAGCTGATCGGGAAGCGGGTGCCGATCGAGGATCACCTGGAGCAACTGGCCGATCCGTCGTTCAAGCTCGCACAGCTGGTCCCCGCGTGA
- a CDS encoding YafY family transcriptional regulator, with product MGILLELQARGELRAEDLAQTFEVSVRTIYRDVEALSETGVPVVATPGKGYRLMDGYFLPPVSFTADEAALLMLGGELVRDRVDPGLRQAAEEALKKLAGVLPPERREAMEQRRQGLAFARFTGRPDDRRLVLARRAIDERRVAHLVYHALHRAAPEPRDVEPIRLVFLGEAWHLIAYCRLRQGVRLFRLDRIDRLELLEERYVPASRHEIAGPNERDLGDLPEARVRFDPSILRWVREHQPFVLLREEAQATGPVFVYALRNERELMSWLLRWGSDVEVLEPDWLRARLAQEARLILARHATPAAERIAAPLTAT from the coding sequence ATGGGCATCCTGCTGGAGCTTCAGGCGCGCGGCGAGCTGCGCGCCGAGGATCTGGCCCAGACGTTTGAAGTCAGCGTTCGCACGATCTACCGTGACGTCGAGGCGCTGAGCGAGACGGGCGTGCCCGTCGTCGCGACGCCGGGCAAGGGGTACCGCCTGATGGACGGCTACTTCCTGCCGCCGGTCAGCTTCACGGCGGATGAGGCTGCCCTGCTGATGCTCGGCGGCGAGCTGGTGCGTGACCGCGTCGATCCGGGGCTGCGGCAGGCGGCCGAGGAAGCGCTCAAGAAGCTGGCCGGCGTGCTGCCGCCGGAGCGCCGCGAGGCGATGGAGCAGCGCCGCCAGGGACTGGCCTTTGCCCGGTTCACTGGGCGGCCCGACGACCGCCGGCTGGTGCTGGCGCGGCGAGCGATTGACGAGCGTCGCGTCGCCCACCTGGTGTACCACGCGCTGCATCGGGCCGCACCCGAGCCGCGCGATGTCGAGCCGATCCGCCTGGTGTTCCTGGGTGAGGCGTGGCACCTGATCGCCTACTGCCGGCTGCGCCAGGGTGTGCGCCTCTTCCGTCTGGACCGCATCGACCGGCTGGAGCTGTTGGAGGAACGGTACGTCCCGGCCAGCCGCCACGAGATCGCCGGCCCGAACGAGCGCGACCTGGGCGATCTCCCCGAGGCGCGGGTGCGCTTCGACCCATCGATCCTGCGGTGGGTCCGCGAGCATCAGCCGTTCGTGCTGTTGCGGGAAGAGGCCCAGGCAACCGGCCCGGTCTTCGTGTACGCGCTCCGGAACGAGCGCGAGCTGATGAGCTGGCTTTTGCGGTGGGGCAGCGATGTTGAGGTGCTGGAGCCAGACTGGCTTCGCGCTCGGCTGGCCCAGGAAGCGCGCCTGATCCTGGCCCGGCACGCCACGCCGGCCGCCGAGCGCATAGCCGCCCCGCTGACAGCCACCTGA